The sequence below is a genomic window from Brettanomyces bruxellensis chromosome 9, complete sequence.
CCTCAATTTATAGCGAAACCGaattttcctctttttcgcGGCCTCGGATAATTCTGCTGGTGTTTTCGCTCTCCGAGCACTACACCCGTACTACGAACGGTAAAAACGATGAATTATGCATTGTGGAAAAATAGCAGTAGAGTCAAGAGGAAACAACCAATTAAAGCAAAGGCAAGCACAGCAAGCAGTATAACGAACACAACAACACAACAAACAGTATAACAAACAGTATAAAAAGCAGCGTAACATATAGCGTAACAAGCAAggtaataaaaaaaagtaatcCCGTTCCACTAATTAGATCCAGCCTGCTTATCTTTGCTGCTATCTTCCttaatgttttttttcgatGCCTCCTCTATATCCTGAACCATCTCATTGATATTCCCCTCAATTTGGTCGAGAATCTTCTCGAGCTTCTGCAAGGTTGTTAGTATAAGTTGGACCCGGTGatttgtcttttttcccctcttTCTGCACTACTTACTGATGCTGCTGCCTCTCCCTCATTAAGCTTTTTGTATGTATCGGCCAATGACTCGAGGTTCTGCTTGTCGGAAGGCGAGGAGTATGTCATTTTTGACGGGATTGGAGTATCAATTCCTCTTTTCCCAGGCGTGTGTAGCTTTTGTGTTGAATCCTGTTTTGTGCGTGCAAAATGCTGTTTATGTATCTTCAGTAGTGGTTTTGGCTCAATTGCTGTAATTGGTGATCGCGATTTTTCGCttctctttcaattttttggcACGATCTagatattttttgaatatttttattttgaatattttcattttttcattcttcttttttattttttttctattatttttctcgcTCGTGTCCTTTTCACGTTTCTCCCAGCCCCTATGTTCAGCACTTCCGCCATTAAGAGCACTCAAACCGGCATCTGAGACCATAATGCAGCCCCTCAAAGCAATATTCGTGCTTGTGGCTTCGGTTGCACTAGCCGAGGCCAAGGCTTTAACGCAAAAGGTGTTTTCCCCATACGCTTTGACAAATAAGACTTTGGTGCTTTATGATGAGCGAATCCAGGATGACTTCACTTCGCAGTATTCGCAGCTTTTGCAGGCAATCCGGAGCGCCGGATCGGACGTGGACGTCAAGCGAATCGAGCCGGACTCCGTGATCGCGTTGTTCGATGATTACGAGCAGAGATTGTACGATAATTTGTTGGTGATGCCTTCAAAATCAAGATTGTTGGCAAGCAACCTGGACTTCAAAAGCCTCGAGGAATTTTCTAGAAAGGGCGGCAACATGCTCCTTCTCACGAGTGGCCAGGGCTCGCAGACCGACGTGTCAGTTTTCCTCAACCAGTTGGGAATATACCCAAGTCCAAAGGCCTACAGGTTGGTGGATTATCACAATTCTAATAATTGGCAGTTAGGCGTGGACAAGATCGAGAATCCAGTGTTTCTAAACCCGCACATCGTCCCGGAGGGTTCCCAGGTGAGCGAATTGGCGTACCAAAATGGCTCGGGAGCACTTTTGGCCGGAAACGAGTTCATAATCCCCGTTTTGAGGGCCAAAGAGACGTCTATTACGTACGACGTGGATAGAGGCTTTGTGGGCAGCCAATCGACGTGGCACTCCGGGTCGGATGGCTTCTTGATGCTCGCACACCAGGCTAGAAACAACGCGAGGGTGTTCTGGGCGGGTTCCGACACATTTCTTGCCGATTCGCACTTCCAGAAAGATTTGGCACACGGTATCTGGAGGTGGGTTTCCCGGGTCAACGGAGTGCTCAAGTCGGACCGGTTTGAGCACACGAAGGTGGATCGGGACGGCCTTCCATTGGCTGTTCAGGATGGCTACAAGGTGAAGGACTTCTGCAAGTTCGAGACTGCATTTTCCAAGTGGAACGGAACTGCTTGGGTTCCTTACGAAACAACAGATGCACAGCTCGAGTTCATCATGCTTGACCCGTATTACAGGTTGAACTTGACGCTTGATGGCACCTCGAACGACTCGGCATTGTACTCAACCATTTTCCAGATCCCCGACCATCATGGAATGTTTACTTTCAAGGTCGACTACAGCAGACCTGGCCTCACATTCCTCAAGCAGTACTCAGTCGTGCCTGTTCGGCACTTGGCCAACGATGAGTACCCGAGATCGTGGCAAATCACCAACTCCTGGGTTTACGTGGCAAGTTTTTTCAGTGTGGTTGTTGCCTGGCTGGTGTTTGTCTTCTTGTTCATTGTTTCTGGCAAGAAGCCGTTGGCCAGTGccgagaagaagaaggagtaGGTTCAATGCGTTAAACGTGTGCATCTTACTTCATCAGATATGTACATCTTGCTTAAATATACGTGTAATATTGTTTGATTTGACGGGTAATAGATTAGCAACTTAGTTGTGCGTGTGTATCGAGTATGTAAAGGAGTTAGATCAGATGTGAATGGTTAATTTTGAGATACCATGCATTGAGCACTGCATGCACCATACATACACCATATACGTACACCAAGTGCATACACCatgtacatacatacatacatcACGTATATACATCAAGTCATACTTCAAGTCATACATGCTTTTATCTCTCTCCTTAAACACATAATAATCATACCTAATTCATATGCTCTCTATTGCTTCTACACACATCTCCCACTTCATCTTAATCATTGTAATTACACTACCTACTCGGCACGAACAATCCTCACATTGTTCTTCTGCTTCCATTGCGTGAACTCCTCCCGCTTCTTCCCAACCTCATCTGACATTTGCtttgtgcttttcttcattcctGTAATGGCTGAAGAGAGTGCTGCCGCAGCATCCTTACACGACATTTCCACAAGACACGAATCCACCATTCGCCAACatcttctattttctgGAAGATTCCTAAGCGTGGCCACCACAACCTCGTGCTCGTGCAAGTCTGAGTCGATCTGAACGAGCTTCTCGCTGAGATCTTGTATTTGTTGTTGGTATGTGTTGTATTGTGTTTGTAAATCTTCGATCGATGTTAGTAGTCGTTTGATAGTGATAAAAAGACGCTTTAAACTGCTTACCCTGCCTTCCCGACATTTGTGATGATATGCTATATGATGTGCTATACAAAGTGCTATATGATATGCTGTATTATTATATGCTACTATGTGTTTCGTTTATACGCTTGATTTTGAGTGGACGTGGAgtgtgaagaaaaatgagagCGTGAAAAATGAGGAAGTGCCAGTATGAGAGCGCGAAAAGTAGGGAAGATAAttaagcatttttttcgctCACTTGCACTTTTCTAAACGTGTAGTACTTACGTTTAATTATTGCGACTGGATTATATGAAAGCAAATTCTGTGTATAATGCGTTATAGCAGCTAGATATATACTGTGTACGAAATGGTATACAATATTTCTAGGCTATACATACAATAGCACAGTATTTACAACTATGAAAGTATCAGCAAGCCTAAATCCTTCATAGCCAAAAATTGTGTGTGGGATCAAACAGTTATACAATGTTGGTTAGCTTTTACAATATCAAACGGTTATACAACGTTAGTTAGCATCTATAATATTGATCAGCTCCTACAATATCCATAGATAACATCACTAAATTAAACAGTAATCTCGTTgtatataaaaaaagtaattcaATAGTTGCCGGTTCACATACAATAGCCTATATTCAACATTGTCCAATATACAATGTTAAAGAGCCATATAGAGTGTTTATGTGTATAGTAACTATGATTACTCACAATATCAATAATTCGACATGTGGCTGTTGATGCAAATATCAACTATAAAATGTTAAGCGATCTATAGACATTAGCCTATGTATATCCACTCTCCCATAGCTCGCATACAAAGAAGCAGATGTACATTAATTATGCAGAAAAGCATGTATACGGTTGTTATGTAAAATTAACGTATGTATATACAATAAATTATGCTTATATACAGTAGTATATACAGTAAATGATGCCATGCCTATTTACAGTATCACCCGCGACAACAAGCGTGCAAAAATATTGGATGCAAAATGTTTCCACATTTACGCAAAAAGGTTGGATGCaaacttgaaaaatattcGATCAACTTCCTGCAAACAAATTCGATCAACCTTCCACCTGCATGCGGCCCCTGCGGTCGACGACGTGCTGGCAGCGGCCGCAGAGCTCGGTGCCCTCATCGCGGGTGAATTTCCAGCACCGCGGGCACTTGAGCCTGTCACTAGGCACGAGGCTGATGGAGCAGTGGCCGAGACCAGCAATGTCGGCGTGGGCGTCGCGGTAGTCGTACCGCGGGTGAGCGGGAGGTTGCCCGTTAAGCACAAACCTGGACACGAGCAGGTAGTCGGCGAGGTAGGAgttgtattttttcaagaaggcAAAAAGTTCGCCCTCGGGGTCGGCGGTGACGTAGGCGGCGGTCTCGAGAGAGTTGCGGACGGCCCGGTCTCTCCGGGTGGCGGTGTCGGTGAGGGCCCGGATGCGATCGCGAAGCGCGAGGAGCCGGGTGAAGTCGGCCTCTAGGTCCGGGCGGCGGTACGCGGTGGGCACCGGGTGCCAGCCCGCGATGAAGGGCGAGGCGACCCCGCGCGTGAGGAAGGCCGGGGAGGCAGTCCAGACTTCCTGGGCCAGCATAGGCAAAATTGGGCCCAGCACGCTGACCAGGGTCCTGAGAACCTCGGCAAGCACAGCCTGAGTTGCGAGCCTACGGGGTGAATCAACTGCATCTGTGTAAAGGCAGTCTTTTTTAATGTCAAAATACAGTGCAGACAAGACGTTGTTGACGAAAAAATTAGTTTCTTTCACCACGCGCGCGAAGTTGTAGTCCCGGTAGCACTGCGAGGCGGTCTGCTCGAGGGCCTGGAGCCGGGAGAGCGTGTAGCGGTCGAGGGGATCGAGCGCGTAGCCTCCAAGGGGATCACCCGCGTAGCCTCCAAGGGGATCACCCGCGTAGCCTCCAAGGGGATCACCCGCGTAGCCTCCAAGGGGATCACCCGCGTAGCCTCCAAGGGGATCGGCCGCGGGATCGCGGTGGGCGGAGCCGCCGAAGCCGTGCAAATTGCCGAGCATGAACCGGAAAGTGAatctaaattttttcaagttttccGCGACGTGGCCGAGCACGGTGGGGCCGACAGTGACGTCGGAGGAGTAGTCGGACTGCGAGACCCAGAGCCGGAGTCCGTCGACGCCGAGCGCAGGGATCCCGCGCTGCTTGTTGCCGTCGAGAATCTCCGCGGGGGCAATTGTGTTGCCGAGGGATTTCGACATTTTGTCGCCTTTTTCATCGAGGGTGAAACCGTGGGTGATGACATTGTGATATGGGAGTGTAGGGAGGGCAATTTTGGTCGATGAAACAGGGGGAGATGTACTGGTTAATTTATTTGCAGTATATGGGGAGGTTGATTTTTCTGAATTTGAAGCTGATTTTTCTAAATTGGTTGAAGCAGTTGAGCTTTGTAAATttgatgttgatttttctaAATTGGTTGAAGCAGTTGAGCTTGCTAAATTAGGTGAACCGTCAGAAATAATTGGTTTatctaaaatatttgattttcctAAAATATCTGACTTTTCTAATCCCCCCTTCTCTACTTTTTCCGGATCCCAGCTCCCCACGGCAGTTAGTACGGACGACTGGAACCACCCGCGATGCTGGTCCGAGCCCTCGAGGTAGACGTCCGCGAGGTAGCCGCGGCTGACGGCCTGGTCGAGAATCCCCTCACGCCGGAGATAGTCGCGAACGACTGTCCAGCTGGAGCCCGAGTCGAACCACACGTCCATGGTGTCGCGGCCCTTGGTGTATTGAGCGGGGTCCCCGGTGAAGCCCGCAGGCAGCCACCGGGCCATCGCGGGGCCGTCCTCGGGGGCAAACCACGCGTCGACGTCCTCGGCCGCAATGATCTCGGCCGCCCGCGCTATCACCCCGCTGCTCATCAGCGGCTCCCCTGTGTCCCGCCGGTACAGCACCGGGATGGGCACGCCCCACGACCTCTGCCGCGAAATACACCACTCATCGCGATTCGCGATAAAAGACGTCAATCGCCGCAGTCCGCGGGGGGGCCAAAATTTCACCCGGCCGGTGAGCGCGTCGATCGTCCGTGCCTTGATCTGCGACACGTCGATAAACCACTGCGGCGTGGCACGAATCACAACTGGTTTTTTGGACCGCCAGTCGTATGGGTACGAGTGCACGTAGTGGTTGTCCACGTGGAAACACATGCCGAGGGCCCGGGCCCGGTCAATCATGCGGTCGTTTCCCCTGGTGAGCACCTTGAGGCCGGCCATGTCCCGGAGGGGGCCCGGTAGGTCCGCGGTGAACCGGCCCCGGGCATCCACCGGGGAGTACGGGGCGATGCCGTGCCGCCGGCACACAAGGTAGTCGTCCTGGCCGTGGCCGGGCGCCGTGTGCACAAGGCCCGTGCCCGTGCCTGCCGTCACGTGCGACCCGTGCAAGAAGGGCATCTCCGTGGGGGAGCCTACTGTTTCCGTTGCCCCGACCCCACCTCCCACCAACGGGTTCACGTACCGGCTGCCCAAAATATCGCGGCCCGCGAACTCCACGCCCAGCTCCCGGAGCCCGGGCTTCAGCTGCCGGACCGCGTCCAGGCAGCTCGACGCGACGATCATCACGCCGTCCTCGTCCGACTCCACCAGTGTGTACCTCAAATTTTCGTTGATGCAGATGGCTTTGTTGGAGGCCAATGTCCAGGGGGTTGAAGTCCACACCAAAGCTGAGATGGGTTCAAGTTGATGAGttgatttattttcttcacttgAGTTTCCTTCActtaattttctttcacttAATTCATCATGTTCATTTAATTTATCATGTTCATGTAAGTTTCCCTCACATAATTTATCATgtttatttaatttatcCTTTTCAGATAAGACTCCCACACTTGATTTATTCTTTCCACataatttatcattttcagGTAAGTCTCCCTCATTTAATTTATCCCCTCCATTTAAGTTATCTCCCTCACTTAATTTATCTCCCTCTCTCCCCCTCTCAATCCATCCCCCGCCTTCTCAACCCACTCCCTCAAAGCCCCACTCAATCGCACGACCGGAAATTTCACGTACGCCGCCCGCGAAACGTGCTCGTGGTACTCCAACTCCCCCTCCGCCAATGCAGTCGCGTTCTCGCAGCTCCAGTAAACCGGTTTCTCCTGCCGGTGGATCAACCCCCGCTCGAACAGCCGCCCGAACACCTTCAGCTGGTCCACCACGAACCCCCGGCTCAGCGTCAGGTACGGGTGCGCGAAATCCCCCAGGATCCCGAGCCGCTCGAACGACTCCGCCTGCTTCTTCTGCGTCGCCTGCGCGTGCTTCCGCGACTCCCTGATGATCTCGAGCGGGCCCATATGCCGCCCGCGAAGTCCCGTGAGCTCCGCCCTCAGCCTAGCCGCCTCCCCCTGGTCCGCCTCCCGCTCGGCCGCCGCGATCTTCACCTTCAGCCGCCTCTCCGCCTTGCGCTTCTCCCGCTCGTGCCGCTCCAACATCTTTAATTCGATCGGCAACCCGTGGCAGTCCCACCCGGGCCGGTAAAACACCTTCTTACCCCGCAGTAGCTCGTACCGCAAAATTATGTCCTTAAGCACCTTGTTCAGCGCGTGCCCGATGTGGATGTCCCCGTTCGCGTACGGCGGGCCGTCGTgcaaaataaacaaattgCTCAATTTCCCGTCCTTGAGTGGTTTCTCAATATTCCACTTGTACAATTCGCTCGTCGTCTGCGGCAAAAGTTTCTCCTCGATCAGTTTTCGGTTCGACCGGTTGGCAAAATCGCACTTCGGGAGATGTACCGTCCGGGAGTACTTGTGGGTCATTTCGGCAAACTTGCCTGCTGCAGTGCTGTTTTTCATCCTGCTCAGCCAAAAAAGCCTGCAGGGACTCACTCTTGTATGCAGAGCGGCTCTTTTTATTGCAGCCCTCGTTTCATTTACGCGAAACATCGCTATCTTCAGCCCTGGTTACAATTGCAGTATTTGTTAATTCTGCAGACGGAGAAAAGCATATAAACGGAGAAAGAGTCCGACGATAATTTTCTCGAACTTCCCCAGAATAATTTACAAGattcttaatttttcagcgagaattgataaaaaaacaatcctaaaataaataggcaggaagaaaatatcgAAATGGGTAAATAATAATTCTCGGTGAGTTGTGAGTTATGAATTGCCTGTGATTTGCGAATATGAAGTTATCAGTATTTTCTTGGGAGTCAGAAAGTTATAATGGTATCAATGATTCCTTGTGGTTTGGGAAGTTATAAAGTATCAATTACTTTTTGTTAAGTTCTGGGAGGACTTGCTcgatttatttatttgtccATATGATTGAAATGCCATCTTCGCGAATTCTACATCCTCTATGAATTTCTGACTTTTCTCTGCtcagctttttctttatctgtGATTTCTCCAATAAACTTCTCCGTACTAATTTTAACcagattttgatttttcgaATTATTTGAATCACCACTCAATTCTTCGCACCTTCCATTCAATTTCTTCGCACCATTTCCATTCATTTCCTCACTCCATTTccattcaattttcttccaGTACACATTCTTCGCTCAATTCCCATTCAATTTTCCctattcaattttttcatttcttcattttcattttcattttcattttcatcttcattttcactttttcattcttcattttaGCATCTCCGAGTCCCCTCCATACCCCATCGCAATGTCTATCCCCTCGGAGACCGCATCAACTACAAGCTCGCATCTCTCCGGCAACCAGCCAGACCTCCCCATCCCAATTACTGGGGccaggaaaagaagaagaagctctTTCCTGGACTACGGAGGACCCAACTCGATCAACAACTTTGCATCTTCGCTCAAGCGATCCGTCAACTACCTCTCATCCTCATTGGGCAGCATTGGTCACGACGCTACTGGCGACGCCGACGCGTCCATTGACGGCATCCAGGGCCGTTCTCCCGTGTCCCTGGCCTCCCCCGGTGTCCCTGTCACCGCGGAGACCCCTCTTCTCGCCGGGGGACCGCAGAAATCCCCGGCAAGCTACATCCCGGCGACGGAAACAGCCGTTTTGCACGATTCCATGCCTCACCGCCTCGCCCGCGTGCGATCCCCGCTCACGAAAACGGTCCCCGAGGCCCCGGAGGCCTCAGAGGCTGTTCCTACAAAATCCACCCCGCTGCAGACCATCTTCAACAGCATAAACGTGCTCATTGGGTTGGGAATCCTCTCCGTACCGCTTGGATTCCACATGGCCGGCTGGATCCCAGGCATGGTCTGCCTCCTGCTCGCCGCCTGCAGCACCCAGTACACCGCGGTGCTCCTCGGGCGCATTTTGCACCGCGTCGAAAGCGTCCGCACCTACCAGGACATCGCCGTGTACGTCTATGGGCGTTCGGTTGGATACTTCATCTTGCTAACTTTCTCGCTCGACTTGTACGGCGCGGGCGTTTCGATGATCATCCTTTTCGCCGACTCCTTCAGTGCGTTGATCCCCTCGCTTTCGCCAACGATGCTCAAGCTCCTGCTCTGTACCGccctcctcttccttaaCCTCATGCCCTTGAGGTTCCTCTCCTTCCTCTCACTTTCCGGTATCGTGTGTACCACCATGACCTTCATCCTAATCGTGTGCAGCGGCCTCTGGAAAGCCTCCCAGCCCGGCTCCTTGCTGCACCCAATGCCGACCAACCTCTTCCCGACCAGCTTCCTCGATTTCTGCTTCTCGCTTGGCTTGTTCTTGGCGCCTTGGGGTGGGCACGCTACCTTCCCAGAGATCTTCTCCGACCAGCAGAACGAGTCCAAGTTCCCCCGCTGCATGAGCATCACCTTCTCCTTTTGCTACGTCATCAATGCTCTAACCGGTATCGTCGGCTTCCTCATGTTCGGCTACTCCATCGACTCTGAGGTCACGAGAAACATCCTCCTCACCGCCGGCTACCCTGCCTCCATCAAGAACGCCATCGTCATCATGATGGGTGTCCTTCCTCTCTCCAAGTTACCCCTAGTTTGCCGGCCCATAGTCACTGCTGCAGACAAGTTTGTGGCTTCTCCTTCCCGCTCCAAGTGCTCGCTCCCTCGCAAGTTCCTCAACAGGATTATTGTCAGTACTGTTTACCTAGCCTCCGCACTTGTTATCACAAGCTTTGGTAAGGTGATGTCTCTCCTAGGTTCTGCTATTTGCTTTACTGTTTGCATCACTTTGCCCGTGCTATTCTACCTAAATGTCTTCAAAAATGAGATCACCGCAACCCACAGGAccattttatatttaatattggTTGTCTCTGTTACCTGCACCATTTTTGGTTCTGTCAGTGCCCTTATAAAGTAAATGTGGGAATGGAAATCATCTCGCTACTTATACTTCTGCAtgaatttttaaaaaaaaggggaCTCCCGgatttttccaaaaaaggaaagggaTCATTTTTATGACCTTTGATACGTGTGCATTATAAATATCATGGCGATAACCTAATTACTCAAATATAGACcgttttttccccctctCTGTTAATGTTATTCAACTAAGTTCTACTCTCTGTAGTAAAAATTCATAATGCTCGACCTCGGA
It includes:
- a CDS encoding uncharacterized protein (SECRETED:SignalP(1-19)), with amino-acid sequence MQPLKAIFVLVASVALAEAKALTQKVFSPYALTNKTLVLYDERIQDDFTSQYSQLLQAIRSAGSDVDVKRIEPDSVIALFDDYEQRLYDNLLVMPSKSRLLASNLDFKSLEEFSRKGGNMLLLTSGQGSQTDVSVFLNQLGIYPSPKAYRLVDYHNSNNWQLGVDKIENPVFLNPHIVPEGSQVSELAYQNGSGALLAGNEFIIPVLRAKETSITYDVDRGFVGSQSTWHSGSDGFLMLAHQARNNARVFWAGSDTFLADSHFQKDLAHGIWRWVSRVNGVLKSDRFEHTKVDRDGLPLAVQDGYKVKDFCKFETAFSKWNGTAWVPYETTDAQLEFIMLDPYYRLNLTLDGTSNDSALYSTIFQIPDHHGMFTFKVDYSRPGLTFLKQYSVVPVRHLANDEYPRSWQITNSWVYVASFFSVVVAWLVFVFLFIVSGKKPLASAEKKKE
- a CDS encoding uncharacterized protein (BUSCO:EOG092609JB), with the translated sequence MKNSTAAGKFAEMTHKYSRTVHLPKCDFANRSNRKLIEEKLLPQTTSELYKWNIEKPLKDGKLSNLFILHDGPPYANGDIHIGHALNKVLKDIILRYELLRGKKVFYRPGWDCHGLPIELKMLERHEREKRKAERRLKVKIAAAEREADQGEAARLRAELTGLRGRHMGPLEIIRESRKHAQATQKKQAESFERLGILGDFAHPYLTLSRGFVVDQLKVFGRLFERGLIHRQEKPVYWSCENATALAEGELEYHEHVSRAAYVKFPVVRLSGALREGREGDKLSEGDNLNGGDKLNEGDLPENDKLCGKNKSSVGVLSEKDKLNKHDKLCEGNLHEHDKLNEHDELSERKLSEGNSSEENKSTHQLEPISALVWTSTPWTLASNKAICINENLRYTLVESDEDGVMIVASSCLDAVRQLKPGLRELGVEFAGRDILGSRYVNPLVGGGVGATETVGSPTEMPFLHGSHVTAGTGTGLVHTAPGHGQDDYLVCRRHGIAPYSPVDARGRFTADLPGPLRDMAGLKVLTRGNDRMIDRARALGMCFHVDNHYVHSYPYDWRSKKPVVIRATPQWFIDVSQIKARTIDALTGRVKFWPPRGLRRLTSFIANRDEWCISRQRSWGVPIPVLYRRDTGEPLMSSGVIARAAEIIAAEDVDAWFAPEDGPAMARWLPAGFTGDPAQYTKGRDTMDVWFDSGSSWTVVRDYLRREGILDQAVSRGYLADVYLEGSDQHRGWFQSSVLTAVGSWDPEKVEKGGLEKSDILGKSNILDKPIISDGSPNLASSTASTNLEKSTSNLQSSTASTNLEKSASNSEKSTSPYTANKLTSTSPPVSSTKIALPTLPYHNVITHGFTLDEKGDKMSKSLGNTIAPAEILDGNKQRGIPALGVDGLRLWVSQSDYSSDVTVGPTVLGHVAENLKKFRFTFRFMLGNLHGFGGSAHRDPAADPLGGYAGDPLGGYAGDPLGGYAGDPLGGYAGDPLGGYALDPLDRYTLSRLQALEQTASQCYRDYNFARVVKETNFFVNNVLSALYFDIKKDCLYTDAVDSPRRLATQAVLAEVLRTLVSVLGPILPMLAQEVWTASPAFLTRGVASPFIAGWHPVPTAYRRPDLEADFTRLLALRDRIRALTDTATRRDRAVRNSLETAAYVTADPEGELFAFLKKYNSYLADYLLVSRFVLNGQPPAHPRYDYRDAHADIAGLGHCSISLVPSDRLKCPRCWKFTRDEGTELCGRCQHVVDRRGRMQVEG